In the Streptomyces sp. BHT-5-2 genome, one interval contains:
- a CDS encoding maleylpyruvate isomerase family mycothiol-dependent enzyme, whose protein sequence is MSPAARAPRPRRYDPARTRAAVTAQYAHVRRAVGELTPTQLALPTRLGDWTVRELAAHLSMAVGSVTRALRQPAPAAAEVTLLDWPSATAQHATGTDEFVHRLAGEQDPVELLERTAEEYAEAVASEPDDRVVPSRPGAMLLADYLVTRCVELVVHTDDLAVALGRDIPFDRQALATTTRLLADALAAKAPGGSVEVRVPPFAVVQCVEGPRHTRGTPPNVVETDPLTWIRLATGRTGWAEAVAAAAVGASGERADLGALLPVMS, encoded by the coding sequence ATGTCTCCCGCTGCCCGCGCACCGCGTCCCCGCCGGTACGACCCGGCCAGGACCCGCGCCGCCGTGACGGCCCAGTACGCCCACGTCCGCCGGGCCGTGGGGGAGTTGACGCCGACGCAGCTGGCGCTGCCCACCCGGCTCGGCGACTGGACGGTGCGGGAGCTGGCCGCGCATCTGTCCATGGCCGTCGGCAGCGTGACCCGCGCGCTGCGGCAGCCGGCCCCGGCCGCCGCGGAGGTCACCCTGCTGGACTGGCCGTCGGCGACCGCGCAGCACGCCACCGGGACAGACGAGTTCGTCCATCGGCTGGCGGGCGAGCAGGACCCGGTGGAGCTGCTGGAGCGCACCGCCGAGGAGTACGCCGAGGCGGTGGCGTCCGAGCCGGACGACCGGGTCGTCCCGAGCCGCCCCGGCGCGATGCTGCTCGCCGACTATCTCGTCACCCGCTGCGTCGAACTCGTCGTGCACACCGACGATCTGGCCGTCGCCCTCGGCCGGGATATCCCCTTCGACCGGCAGGCGCTGGCCACCACCACCCGGCTGCTGGCCGACGCACTGGCCGCCAAGGCACCCGGCGGCTCGGTCGAGGTCCGGGTGCCGCCGTTCGCCGTGGTGCAGTGCGTCGAGGGCCCCCGGCACACCCGCGGCACCCCGCCCAACGTCGTCGAGACCGACCCGCTGACGTGGATACGGCTGGCCACCGGCCGCACGGGCTGGGCCGAGGCGGTGGCCGCGGCCGCGGTCGGCGCCAGCGGCGAGCGGGCCGACCTCGGCGCCCTGCTGCCCGTCATGAGCTGA
- a CDS encoding helix-turn-helix transcriptional regulator, whose protein sequence is MDLEQRVAELERRLAELEAAHGEGGARPAGPTPAASPVRDPGDALWALNGLKQQFAGLGAVNGGVLFTGAVRTPVGLRYEWQYGLPTDTVLDGDWEAAAESFAALGQPVRLRVLREILGGRCTAAELTALDGMGTSGQIYHHLRQLTTAGWLRTAARGRYEVPAERVVPLLVMLIAAGR, encoded by the coding sequence GTGGATCTGGAGCAGCGGGTGGCCGAGCTGGAGCGCCGCCTGGCCGAGCTGGAGGCGGCCCACGGGGAGGGCGGCGCCCGGCCCGCCGGGCCGACGCCCGCTGCCTCGCCCGTGCGGGACCCGGGCGACGCGCTGTGGGCCCTGAACGGGCTGAAGCAGCAGTTCGCCGGCCTGGGTGCGGTCAACGGGGGCGTGCTGTTCACCGGCGCCGTAAGGACCCCGGTCGGGCTGCGCTACGAGTGGCAGTACGGCCTGCCCACCGACACCGTCCTGGACGGTGACTGGGAGGCGGCCGCCGAGTCCTTCGCGGCGCTCGGCCAGCCCGTGCGGCTGCGGGTGCTGCGCGAGATCCTCGGCGGTCGCTGCACCGCCGCGGAACTCACCGCGCTCGACGGCATGGGCACGTCCGGCCAGATCTACCACCACCTGCGGCAGTTGACCACTGCCGGCTGGCTGCGCACGGCCGCCCGCGGCCGCTACGAGGTACCGGCCGAGCGGGTCGTGCCGCTGCTGGTGATGTTGATTGCCGCCGGACGATGA